Proteins encoded in a region of the Persephonella sp. genome:
- a CDS encoding menaquinone biosynthesis decarboxylase has protein sequence MENFINLARSLNRLKVIDEPLDVNLEIPHLAYIEIKKEKPNVLLFTNPIDREKNIKYPIPVLMNAFAGFDITEKIFGRHPDEIAAEIEELLHIKPPESLKEKLSALGLLFKLKNVFPKRTNKRGKSQEVVITGNQIDLDQLPILKTWEKDGGRFITAGQVYTKSLDGKLNNLGLYRIQQISKNQLIMHWQVHKDASHFFDQYYKAKKKMPVAIAIGGDPLYTWCGQAPLPYGLFELLLYGFIKNQNPRLVKCITNDIYVPEDADIVIEGEVDPTDFRPEGPFGDHTGYYTPVENFPVLTVKAITMKKNPVYYATVVGKPPVEDKYMGWATERIFLPLLKTTTPDLIDYHMPENGVFHNLLIAKINPLYKGHAKQIMHAFWGVGQMSFLKHAIFVNEDAPPLTDYPELTKYILNRLSEKSFLITEGIVDQLDHSSYEALVGGKLGVDATGKPVEKQVEILSDEKLFEKIKILDEDIVELKQYMTDTANPITVIKVNKTKPVREIFNKLKQFKQHLKIVVFVDNEHNDLNNPYMLIWRITNNIDALKDVWIKEIWGLDATRKWEIDGYYRQWPDDVFCTPEVIEKLKEKGLIDVSDEFLKKYQIIPL, from the coding sequence ATGGAGAATTTCATAAATCTGGCACGCTCTTTAAATCGGCTAAAGGTAATAGATGAACCTCTTGATGTTAATCTGGAAATTCCCCATCTGGCATATATAGAGATAAAAAAAGAAAAACCTAATGTTCTTTTATTTACAAATCCCATAGATAGAGAAAAAAATATAAAATATCCTATTCCTGTTTTAATGAATGCCTTTGCAGGATTTGACATTACCGAAAAAATTTTCGGCAGACATCCTGATGAAATTGCAGCTGAGATTGAGGAACTCCTCCATATAAAACCACCGGAGAGTCTAAAAGAAAAATTATCAGCTTTAGGTCTGCTATTTAAACTGAAAAATGTTTTTCCCAAAAGAACAAACAAAAGAGGAAAATCACAGGAAGTTGTAATCACAGGAAACCAGATTGATTTAGACCAGCTTCCTATCCTCAAGACATGGGAAAAAGACGGAGGTAGATTTATAACCGCAGGACAGGTTTATACAAAAAGTCTGGACGGAAAATTAAATAATCTTGGACTTTATAGAATCCAGCAGATAAGCAAAAACCAGCTTATAATGCACTGGCAAGTGCATAAAGACGCCAGTCATTTTTTTGATCAGTATTATAAAGCAAAGAAAAAAATGCCTGTCGCCATTGCAATAGGTGGTGACCCTTTATATACATGGTGCGGACAGGCACCTCTGCCTTATGGTCTGTTTGAACTGCTTTTATACGGCTTTATAAAAAATCAAAATCCCCGTTTAGTAAAATGTATCACTAACGATATTTATGTTCCTGAAGATGCAGATATAGTTATAGAAGGAGAAGTTGATCCTACAGATTTCAGACCTGAGGGGCCCTTCGGCGACCATACCGGTTATTACACACCTGTTGAAAACTTTCCTGTCCTTACGGTAAAAGCAATAACAATGAAAAAAAATCCTGTATATTATGCAACAGTTGTAGGTAAACCCCCTGTGGAAGACAAATATATGGGCTGGGCTACAGAAAGGATATTTCTGCCACTGCTTAAGACCACAACCCCAGACCTGATAGATTACCACATGCCCGAAAATGGAGTTTTCCATAATCTACTGATTGCGAAAATAAATCCTCTTTATAAAGGGCATGCAAAACAAATTATGCACGCTTTCTGGGGCGTTGGACAGATGAGTTTCTTAAAACATGCAATCTTTGTAAATGAGGACGCTCCACCTTTAACGGATTATCCTGAACTTACAAAATATATATTAAATAGACTTTCTGAAAAATCATTTTTAATCACAGAAGGAATTGTTGACCAGCTTGACCATTCCAGTTATGAAGCATTGGTAGGTGGGAAACTTGGAGTAGACGCTACGGGAAAACCTGTTGAAAAACAGGTAGAGATTTTATCTGACGAAAAACTCTTTGAAAAAATAAAAATCCTTGATGAAGATATAGTAGAGCTAAAACAATATATGACTGACACAGCAAATCCAATAACTGTTATAAAGGTAAATAAAACAAAACCTGTCAGGGAAATATTTAACAAACTAAAGCAATTTAAACAACATTTAAAAATAGTTGTTTTTGTAGATAATGAGCACAACGACCTGAATAATCCTTATATGCTGATCTGGAGAATAACAAACAATATTGATGCCCTAAAAGATGTATGGATTAAGGAAATATGGGGCTTAGATGCCACAAGAAAATGGGAGATAGATGGATACTATCGCCAGTGGCCTGATGATGTATTCTGCACTCCGGAAGTTATTGAAAAACTAAAAGAAAAAGGCCTGATTGATGTTAGTGATGAATTCCTAAAAAAATACCAGATAATTCCATTATAA
- the gyrB gene encoding DNA topoisomerase (ATP-hydrolyzing) subunit B, which translates to MSEEIKKKQEEYGAEAIDVVEGLDHVRARPAMYIGDISERGLHHLVWELVDNAVDEAMAGYAKNISVIINEDGSITVEDDGRGIPVDIHPKTGKPAVEMVFTVLGAGGKFSKKAYQYSGGLHGVGASVVNALSRWLVVEVYRDGKVYRQEYEFGKPITPLKVVGETVKTGTKVTFMPDDTIFETVNFKYDTIAKRLRELAFLNPGVRFFVADRRKDIEEEFLYHEGIKDFVRILNQAKDPLFDEVIYIKDEKERIIVEVAFQYTKSYNEVIESFVNNVKTVEGGTHVTGFRAALTRAMNKTLSSMRLPKELKSGVKGEDLREGLTAVISVKVPEPQFEGQTKAKLGNQEVKKVVETVVGDYLLDYFDKNKDIAVKIAEKAIEAAVAREAAKKAKEISRRKSFLEDTSLPGKLADCSETDPEKCELFIVEGESAGGSAKQGRDRRTQAILPLKGKILNVEKARIDKILSNEEIRSIINAIGTGIGLGTEEDEEGFDLSKLRYHKIILMADADVDGSHITTLLLTLFYRYFPQIIENGFLYIAQPPLYKLKKGRSEIYVKDDEELARIIIDFASDEIKFENINLTKIQVKELAKLAKEYADLKKSLTKKKDENVVEAVLDTAIKDDELSNEERVKEIVQQLQEKLGDNYNVYYEYDPIEGEYDIFCDRKERFGKVSTKIDANFLTSYAYRRLLELRKEIMSIIGELPVKVTYKNKEDTVDNLDRLYEIIWEAGIQGVEIQRYKGLGEMNPEQLWETTMNPKTRRLMQVTLEDAALADEVFSILMGDKVEPRREFIMKYAREVRNLDV; encoded by the coding sequence TTGTCAGAAGAAATAAAGAAGAAACAAGAAGAATACGGAGCCGAAGCAATAGATGTGGTTGAAGGTCTTGACCACGTTCGTGCAAGACCTGCCATGTATATCGGTGATATCTCCGAAAGGGGACTTCACCATCTTGTATGGGAGTTGGTGGACAACGCCGTTGACGAAGCAATGGCAGGTTATGCCAAAAATATCTCTGTTATAATCAATGAGGATGGCTCTATAACAGTTGAAGACGATGGTAGAGGAATTCCTGTAGATATTCACCCCAAAACAGGAAAACCTGCTGTTGAGATGGTATTTACCGTTTTAGGGGCAGGTGGTAAATTCTCCAAGAAGGCTTATCAATATTCCGGTGGTTTACACGGTGTAGGTGCTTCAGTAGTTAATGCCCTTTCCAGATGGCTGGTAGTAGAGGTTTACAGAGATGGAAAGGTTTACAGACAAGAGTATGAATTTGGAAAACCAATAACACCTTTAAAAGTTGTCGGAGAAACTGTCAAAACAGGAACAAAAGTAACATTTATGCCAGACGACACAATATTTGAAACAGTTAATTTTAAATATGACACAATAGCTAAAAGGCTTAGAGAACTGGCATTCCTTAATCCTGGAGTAAGATTTTTCGTTGCAGACAGAAGAAAGGATATAGAAGAAGAATTCCTTTACCACGAAGGTATCAAAGACTTTGTAAGAATTTTAAATCAGGCAAAAGACCCATTATTTGATGAAGTCATTTATATAAAAGATGAAAAAGAGAGAATAATTGTTGAAGTGGCTTTCCAGTATACAAAAAGCTATAACGAGGTTATAGAAAGTTTTGTTAACAATGTAAAAACAGTTGAAGGTGGAACCCACGTAACAGGTTTTAGAGCTGCTCTTACCAGAGCAATGAACAAAACCCTTTCATCTATGAGACTACCAAAGGAATTAAAAAGTGGTGTAAAAGGTGAGGATTTAAGAGAAGGTCTTACAGCTGTAATATCAGTAAAAGTTCCAGAACCACAATTTGAAGGTCAGACAAAGGCAAAACTGGGAAATCAGGAAGTTAAAAAAGTTGTTGAAACAGTAGTAGGAGATTATCTCCTTGATTACTTTGATAAAAACAAAGATATAGCTGTAAAAATAGCAGAAAAAGCCATTGAGGCAGCAGTAGCAAGGGAAGCTGCCAAAAAAGCTAAAGAAATCTCAAGAAGAAAATCATTCCTTGAGGATACATCTCTCCCAGGAAAACTGGCAGACTGTTCAGAAACAGACCCGGAAAAATGCGAACTGTTTATTGTTGAGGGTGAATCTGCCGGCGGTTCTGCAAAACAGGGAAGGGACAGAAGAACACAGGCAATACTGCCACTAAAGGGTAAGATCCTCAACGTTGAAAAGGCAAGAATAGACAAAATTCTATCTAACGAAGAAATCAGATCTATTATAAATGCCATAGGAACAGGGATAGGACTGGGAACAGAAGAGGATGAAGAAGGATTTGACCTTAGCAAACTGAGATACCACAAAATAATCCTCATGGCAGATGCTGATGTTGACGGTTCACACATAACAACTCTGCTTTTAACCCTCTTTTACAGATATTTCCCACAAATCATAGAAAATGGCTTTTTATACATTGCACAGCCACCACTTTATAAACTGAAAAAAGGCAGGTCAGAAATATACGTCAAAGATGATGAAGAACTGGCAAGAATAATAATAGATTTTGCTTCAGATGAGATTAAGTTTGAGAATATAAACCTGACAAAAATACAGGTCAAAGAACTGGCAAAACTGGCAAAAGAATATGCAGACCTAAAGAAAAGCCTTACAAAGAAAAAAGATGAAAATGTGGTTGAAGCTGTTCTGGACACTGCAATAAAAGATGATGAGCTTTCAAACGAAGAGAGGGTAAAAGAGATAGTTCAACAACTCCAGGAAAAATTAGGGGACAACTACAACGTTTATTATGAATATGACCCGATAGAAGGGGAATATGATATATTCTGTGATAGAAAAGAAAGATTTGGCAAAGTTTCAACTAAAATAGATGCAAACTTCCTGACCTCTTACGCATATAGAAGACTCCTTGAGCTTAGAAAAGAAATAATGAGCATAATAGGAGAGCTTCCTGTAAAAGTTACCTATAAAAACAAAGAAGACACAGTGGATAATCTTGATAGGCTTTATGAAATTATCTGGGAAGCAGGTATTCAAGGGGTAGAAATACAGAGGTACAAAGGTCTTGGAGAAATGAACCCAGAACAGCTATGGGAAACAACAATGAACCCAAAAACAAGGAGACTTATGCAGGTAACCCTTGAGGATGCGGCACTGGCAGATGAGGTATTCTCAATCCTGATGGGTGATAAAGTTGAACCAAGAAGAGAGTTCATTATGAAATATGCAAGGGAAGTTAGAAACCTTGATGTCTAA
- the dnaN gene encoding DNA polymerase III subunit beta: MELLIDKTDLQNVLKKAISATEKKSALPILSNFLLEAKDSKLIVQGTDLEVHVSVSVFAKVEQEGTACVNAKKLTDISRLLPGNEVYIKLEDNTLKIKAGKTKYNLPTVSPEDFPMMYPFPEDNAFIVSGDEIQKAIAKTAYATSKEESRFALQGVLFKSMDGTIDVVATDGHRLALYTINRNGSGDINIIVPQKALNELKKLLTGLEDVEMAASGQEVFFRTPEWILMSRLLEGAFPDYTKVIPTEFSIEIHLDKKEFLDAVKRVSAIIEGDPKPIKLTLKENLLELKSTSAEYGEAVDEINVEYSGEEFAIGFNARYLIEAVEAIDGDRIIIRFTNPNAQTLILPEDENEKYKAIVMPMEIA; encoded by the coding sequence TTGGAATTACTAATAGATAAAACTGACCTTCAAAATGTTCTAAAGAAAGCCATATCAGCCACAGAAAAAAAATCAGCCCTTCCAATACTATCAAACTTTCTCCTTGAGGCAAAAGACAGCAAACTTATAGTTCAGGGAACAGACCTTGAGGTTCATGTTTCCGTATCGGTTTTTGCAAAAGTTGAACAAGAAGGAACTGCCTGTGTAAACGCAAAAAAACTGACAGACATATCCCGTCTTTTACCGGGAAATGAGGTTTATATAAAACTTGAGGACAATACCCTTAAAATAAAAGCTGGAAAAACAAAATATAATCTTCCAACTGTATCTCCGGAAGACTTCCCTATGATGTATCCATTTCCTGAAGACAATGCATTTATAGTATCCGGAGATGAGATACAGAAAGCCATTGCAAAAACTGCCTACGCCACATCAAAGGAAGAAAGCAGATTTGCACTACAGGGTGTTTTGTTCAAATCAATGGATGGAACAATTGATGTTGTTGCAACAGACGGACACAGGCTTGCCCTTTACACAATAAACAGAAATGGTAGCGGAGATATAAACATAATTGTTCCACAAAAAGCCTTAAATGAGCTAAAAAAACTGCTTACCGGACTTGAAGATGTTGAAATGGCAGCTTCAGGACAGGAGGTATTCTTCAGAACACCGGAATGGATATTAATGTCAAGGCTGCTTGAAGGAGCATTTCCAGATTATACAAAGGTAATTCCTACAGAATTTTCAATAGAGATACATTTAGATAAAAAAGAATTCCTTGATGCAGTAAAAAGGGTTTCTGCAATTATAGAAGGAGACCCTAAACCTATAAAACTAACCCTCAAAGAAAATCTACTTGAACTTAAATCAACCTCTGCAGAATACGGTGAAGCTGTAGATGAAATAAATGTTGAGTATTCAGGAGAAGAATTTGCCATTGGATTTAATGCAAGGTATCTAATAGAAGCTGTTGAGGCCATAGATGGAGACAGAATAATAATCAGATTTACAAATCCAAATGCCCAGACCCTTATACTTCCGGAAGATGAAAATGAAAAATATAAGGCTATTGTAATGCCTATGGAAATTGCATAA